The Aminithiophilus ramosus genome contains a region encoding:
- a CDS encoding diguanylate cyclase — protein MLRHGERTLARTGADHALSASARIDDLLRYQAEGLQAYAVDSAYWDATYAFMDGTSPDEAYLAAALPDPAMAIDILLFFDAAGRLFHREGLSEAGRLRSRALEKLIGPLLPFGEASPFPSGLLRLDDAVVLTAVAPIRTSEGKGPDRGFLVLGRLVDEERLQISRLTGLTMTLTSLAGKTDAATRSKVAELVREGRTVGNSEEGSQAWMLVTDLLGRPAFLASIAIPSEFRARVRGDVVGLVAALVIAFVSLLATTFLLFDRLVLTGLRQMGHEMAHITASPRLHGHLTERGDDEIAQLARCGNALIDALVEARNGEMQTSLLFRSLVDNIPGVVYRSRNDANWTKEYLSDTFEEITGYAVTDYLFRDDRSLAEIIHPDDLPRVRETLSRCHSQGEAYAMTFRIFRADGTTRWLFDRGQFLYDPTTSEVWFDGVMFDVTEERRAQEALTRSENRYRELFENAPLAFCELDCAPAREALSERLATDVGDLDDRCRTHRDEALEILARMKVLTANGAALKLLSASDAGEIEAGLVRIHGALSPEEIAGRLRMILATAVSTEADEVLCALDGRRIVARTRWVSLPGEAGGVDRLLCALEDITERKALEEKLLHLSLHDTLTGLHNRAFFEGQTALCETGRSDPLAVVVVDVDGLKIVNDTLGHDAGDSLLLRAATTLRKSFRESDIVARVGGDEFSVLLPRCSLEGLQAVLERLKRNIDDEAHGPALAPLVLSVGSAWRKEGERTLAQLITDADNAMYAVKIARRGLMTGRFRQRIETELARRDHFHDGHERRLTQILEALGGALGLDQKARDRLGLLARYHDLGKIVVGDDEKDRRRHVEAGARIAQAWSDLAPLAAAIASHHERHDGKGYPRRLAREAIPLEGRLLALALAYEKERSGREGTPLSHEEALERIVSQAGGAFDPALVDLLASLDPSLLDGCD, from the coding sequence ATGCTGCGTCACGGAGAGAGGACCCTGGCACGGACGGGGGCGGACCATGCCCTTTCGGCCTCGGCGCGCATCGACGACCTCCTTCGGTACCAGGCCGAGGGGCTTCAGGCCTATGCCGTCGATTCGGCCTACTGGGACGCCACCTACGCCTTCATGGACGGGACCTCTCCCGACGAGGCTTACCTGGCCGCGGCCCTCCCCGACCCGGCCATGGCCATCGACATCCTCCTCTTCTTCGACGCCGCGGGCAGGCTCTTCCACCGAGAGGGACTCTCCGAAGCGGGCAGACTCCGGTCCCGGGCCCTGGAGAAGCTCATCGGCCCCCTTCTTCCCTTCGGCGAGGCGAGCCCCTTTCCCAGCGGCCTCCTCCGCCTCGACGACGCCGTCGTCCTGACGGCCGTCGCCCCCATCAGGACCAGCGAGGGAAAGGGCCCCGACAGGGGCTTCCTCGTCCTGGGGCGCCTCGTCGACGAGGAGCGGCTCCAGATCTCGCGTCTCACGGGACTGACGATGACGCTCACCTCCCTGGCCGGCAAGACGGACGCAGCGACGCGGAGCAAGGTCGCCGAGCTCGTCCGGGAGGGGCGGACCGTCGGGAACTCCGAAGAAGGCTCCCAGGCCTGGATGCTGGTGACCGATCTTCTGGGGCGCCCCGCCTTCCTGGCCTCCATCGCCATCCCCTCCGAATTCCGGGCCCGCGTCCGCGGCGACGTCGTCGGCCTCGTCGCGGCCCTCGTCATCGCCTTCGTCAGCCTCCTGGCGACGACCTTCCTGCTCTTCGACCGCCTCGTCCTGACGGGGCTCCGGCAGATGGGACACGAGATGGCCCACATCACGGCCTCGCCCCGACTTCACGGACACCTCACCGAAAGGGGCGACGACGAGATCGCCCAGCTGGCCCGGTGCGGCAACGCCCTCATCGACGCCCTCGTCGAGGCCCGCAACGGCGAGATGCAGACCAGCCTCCTCTTCCGCTCCCTCGTCGACAACATCCCCGGCGTCGTCTACCGAAGCCGCAACGACGCCAACTGGACCAAGGAGTACCTCAGCGACACCTTCGAGGAGATCACGGGCTACGCCGTGACGGATTATCTTTTCCGCGACGACCGTTCGCTTGCCGAAATCATCCACCCCGACGATCTGCCCCGCGTGAGAGAGACGCTGAGCCGCTGCCACAGCCAGGGAGAGGCCTACGCCATGACCTTCCGCATCTTCCGCGCCGACGGCACGACGCGGTGGCTCTTCGACAGGGGGCAGTTCCTCTACGACCCGACGACGTCGGAGGTCTGGTTCGACGGCGTCATGTTCGACGTGACCGAGGAACGACGCGCCCAGGAGGCCCTGACCCGCTCCGAGAACCGTTACCGGGAGCTCTTCGAGAACGCGCCCCTCGCCTTCTGCGAGCTCGACTGCGCCCCGGCCCGGGAGGCCCTCTCGGAACGCCTCGCAACGGACGTCGGCGATCTCGACGACCGTTGCAGGACCCACCGCGACGAGGCCCTCGAGATCCTGGCCCGGATGAAGGTCCTCACGGCCAACGGCGCCGCCCTGAAGCTTCTCTCCGCCTCCGACGCGGGGGAGATCGAGGCGGGCCTGGTCCGGATCCACGGCGCCCTCTCGCCGGAGGAGATCGCCGGGCGCCTGCGGATGATCCTCGCGACAGCTGTCTCGACGGAGGCCGACGAGGTCCTCTGCGCCCTCGACGGCCGCAGGATCGTGGCCCGCACCCGCTGGGTCTCCCTGCCCGGCGAGGCCGGAGGCGTCGACCGCCTCCTCTGCGCCCTCGAGGACATCACGGAACGCAAGGCCCTGGAGGAAAAACTCCTCCACCTCAGCCTCCACGACACCCTCACGGGGTTGCACAACCGGGCCTTCTTCGAGGGGCAGACCGCCCTCTGCGAGACGGGTCGCTCCGACCCCCTGGCCGTCGTCGTCGTCGACGTCGACGGCCTCAAGATCGTCAACGACACCCTGGGCCACGACGCCGGAGACAGCCTCCTCCTCCGGGCCGCGACGACGCTGAGGAAATCCTTCCGCGAATCGGACATCGTCGCCCGCGTCGGCGGCGACGAGTTCTCCGTCCTTCTCCCCCGCTGCAGCCTCGAAGGGCTCCAGGCCGTCCTGGAACGCCTGAAACGCAACATCGACGACGAGGCGCACGGTCCGGCCCTGGCCCCTCTCGTCCTCTCCGTCGGATCGGCCTGGCGGAAGGAGGGGGAGAGGACGCTCGCCCAGCTCATCACCGACGCCGACAACGCCATGTACGCCGTCAAGATCGCCCGTCGGGGCCTCATGACGGGTCGGTTCCGCCAGCGGATCGAGACCGAGCTGGCGCGGCGGGACCACTTCCACGACGGTCACGAAAGGCGCCTGACCCAGATCCTCGAGGCCCTCGGAGGAGCTCTGGGCCTGGACCAGAAGGCCCGCGACAGGCTGGGACTTCTGGCGCGCTACCACGACCTGGGCAAGATCGTCGTCGGCGACGACGAGAAGGACCGCCGTCGTCACGTCGAGGCGGGAGCGCGCATCGCTCAGGCCTGGTCCGACCTGGCGCCTCTGGCGGCGGCCATCGCGAGCCATCACGAGCGCCACGACGGGAAGGGCTACCCCAGGCGGCTGGCCCGCGAGGCCATCCCCCTCGAGGGGCGCCTTCTGGCCCTGGCCCTGGCCTACGAGAAAGAGCGATCGGGAAGGGAGGGAACTCCCCTCTCCCACGAAGAGGCCCTGGAACGGATCGTCTCTCAGGCGGGTGGGGCCTTCGACCCGGCCCTCGTCGATCTCCTGGCCTCTTTGGACCCGTCACTCCTCGACGGCTGCGATTGA